The window CTTTCTataatacatttgataaaatccaCAATATGATATGGAAAGCAAAATTACTGAGAAGAAGGATAAACCTACATAGATATTAAATTGAgataaattctggctttcctCCCAAAGGGAGGAGGCTAAGACAAATGATGTCTAGGCTACAATCCATATTTCCCTTCCTAGATGAATAGCCAAATGTGTGCATTACCAGCTaaattatgattttatctttACTAGCTGAAATACTGAATCATCTTTGTGTATATAAGTGAGTGTTCTCTGAACAATAGTGATTCATTGCTTAATGTGGAAGACATTTTGTTTTCAGGCATTTAGAATTGtcttccatttttattccatatttcaatgaaattgagtAATTAAGACCTTTTTGTGCTTATGTGTAGTGCATGGTTCTAATCTGAGCCTGAGGTACATCTTTAGCATATACACAGTAAGAAGGAAATTAGAGGAGAAAGATTGAGattaatttcaaatgaaatgatCAACTGAATACAGTGAGTGAATTATCTGGACTAAGGACTTGccatttcttttctgctttgGGCAGCCAACAACCTATAAAAGACAAATACTCAGACCTCCGCTATGACCCAAATTGGAAGAACAAGAAGGAAGAAGGGCAGTTGTTGAGGGTGGAAGCATTGCCAGAGTCTGCAGCCAGTTCTTCAGAAAATCTGCCCTTGGATCCACTCTACCCTTCCAAGGAGACTTCAATGGAACTCTCAGAGGGAAAAGGCAAACAGAGAAAGAGCTCTCAGAGCGAAACTTCCTTACTTGGAAGTGAATTTTTAAGCCCAAACTATGAGAGTGGTGCCCAACACAAAGAGCCATTTTCAGAGCTAAGCAGTAGTGATATGGAGGAGAAGTCAAGCAAACTCTCTCAGTACCTGAAGAGTTCAAGTTCACATAGCGAGGTTTTCCTGCCAGGATCACATGGCCCTCGGAGAAGGAAGTCCAAGCaatattttgtggaaaaaaacAAGCTGACTTTGGGATTACCCTCTCCTAAAACAGACTCGTATCTTCAACTTCACAACAGAAAAAGGGGGGAAACTCACCCAGAGCAGGTACGTAGTAGCTACTTAAGCTTCTCTTCTGGAAACACTAAACTGgaatttgcatttgttttcagTGGCTGGCTATACCTGCTTTGGGGATGATGAGGTCATTGTACCAACTTGGGGGTTAACAAACCTTCCATACTACATTCTGTATGCTGCCCATGCTCCTAGAGTGAGGGGACTTATTCTGcagattcttaaaaacaaaacaaagccctcAGTGGTTTATAGACTAGGGGAGTGGTTCTCAGCTTTGGCTTCACATAGGAATCACCTGGAGTACTTTCAAAATACTGAGTCCTAGGCTAACAACTGAAATCCTAATGAAATTCACCTGGACAGTACTGCTCTAGCACTCCCTATGTTTAGCCAAGACTGAGAATCGCTAGTCTAAGAGCAGTGGCTTCCAAATACTAGCATATATCAGAGTCATCTGGGAGACTTGATAAAGCAGATTGCTGCTGTGTCACATAGGATAACCAATGTTGACAACaattaagtaaatatttcaaaatagatagtagagaggattttgaatgtccctgctatagtttggatcagAAATGTCCTTCAAAGGCCCCAAATGCTTAGTCTCCAGCTTAGCTTTATTGGGAGAGAGTGGAAACTAGGCGGGGTCTAGTGGGAGGTATCCTAGTAACAAGGGGACATATCCTTTAAAAGAACAGTCCCTGcccttttctctttgtctctgttGCCTCCTGTCTACCATGAGAAGAGCAACTTTGTTCTATCATATGCCCTATGTCATGCTGTGCTTCTCAAAAGCAACAGGGTTgatcaatcatggactgaaacctcagaaactgtgagccaaaataagtttGTCTTcattataagttgattatctcaggtattttgttacagcaacagaaaactgactaacactgtttccaatataaagaaatgataaatatcagAGCGATACCAGTTACCCTTAACTGAATATTACACATCATACCTGTACAAGATCATTAACTTCagctttatttgttttgttttgtttttacatttattttatttgtatatttttatgtggtgccagggatcgaactcagtgcctcatgcatgctaagcaagtgctctgcccacTGAGCCAGGCCACAACCCTCAGCTTTATTTGTAACAGCAAAAGATTGGAAGTCATCCAAAGTATCTGTCAATTGGAAAGTAGTTAAGTAACTTAtggtatatccacacaaaaaAAGTATACTCTAGCTgtcaaaaaaaatgagattatctTCCATCAACTCTTATAAGTAATTTAACAAgatttgttattaagaaaaattcaaGGTGTAGAACAGTGTGTGCAgtatttttcccacattttttgtTAGTGCAacatagttgtacatattgatgagatttgttttacatatttatacatgcacacagtataacaatataatttggccaataccaCTCTCCAGCAtatgtacaatattttaaaattagagaagaaaaatatatgtctATTTGCTTGACATTTATAACAACTTGTTGAAGACTATATAAGTAGATGGTTAAGTGCAATGAGTCGAGTGGGACTGCCTGGGAACACAGCTTTTCAATATATAACTTTCAAATCACTTATTTTTCAACCATATCTATgtgcaaacttttaaaaattaaatagaaaaataacagtaaaaatgaggaaagaagctTTTACAATACACACTTTTGTAGTAACCCAAATAGCATCACATCCCCTGACTGCATTGGGTCGACCCATCTTGCATTTTTGATTATACACCAGGGCTCCAAACACAACTGCTGACGTTTAAATTCAGTTGTTCAAgtctttttgctctttttataGATCTCTTGATTATACACTAAAATGCACTTTGATGctaataactataataaaaatgaataaataaaatgcactTTGAATACACGATAAGATCTCCAGCACACAATGTGTGAGGCAAGGAACTGAGATGAAAAGCTACACACACTAGAG is drawn from Urocitellus parryii isolate mUroPar1 chromosome 4, mUroPar1.hap1, whole genome shotgun sequence and contains these coding sequences:
- the Jhy gene encoding jhy protein homolog isoform X5; its protein translation is MNKNKLIPKLSIQSPVGHTNLNVQSSNPLRKKEDLNLISEDSLESDSESLTQEFESQSELEDQIQDVDVEPDSLEGSPQRESLSETEEEASRKVAQMAIQGDLPVQDNDMNNSQQPIKDKYSDLRYDPNWKNKKEEGQLLRVEALPESAASSSENLPLDPLYPSKETSMELSEGKGKQRKSSQSETSLLGSEFLSPNYESGAQHKEPFSELSSSDMEEKSSKLSQYLKSSSSHSEVFLPGSHGPRRRKSKQYFVEKNKLTLGLPSPKTDSYLQLHNRKRGETHPEQIYYPIRVTGKTSVQNAKEMENAAIDPEDKWHQRAQQLKDSC